The following coding sequences lie in one Peromyscus maniculatus bairdii isolate BWxNUB_F1_BW_parent chromosome 3, HU_Pman_BW_mat_3.1, whole genome shotgun sequence genomic window:
- the Znf32 gene encoding zinc finger protein 32 isoform X2 — translation MFGFPTATLLDCHGRYAQNVAFFNVMTEAHKYDHSEATGSSSWDFQSSFRREKLEQKSPDSKTLQEDSPGVRQKVYDCQECGKSFRQKGSLTLHERIHTGQKPFECTQCGKSFRAKGNLVTHQRIHTGEKPYQCKECGKSFSQRGSLAVHERLHTGQKPYECAICQRSFRNQSNLAVHRRVHSGEKPYRCDQCGKAFSQKGSLIVHIRVHTGLKPYACSHCRKSFHTRGNCILHGKIHTGETPYLCGQCGKSFTQRGSLAVHQRSCSQRLTL, via the exons ATGTTTGGGTTTCCAACAGCTACCCTGCTGGACTGTCATGGAAGATATGCCCAGAATGTAGCATTTTTCA ATGTGATGACAGAAGCCCACAAATATGATCATTCAGAGGCCACAGGATCGTCAAGCTGGGATTTCCAGAGTTCTTTCAGAAGAGAGAAGCTGGAACAAAAGTCCCCAGATTCTAAGACACTACAGGAAGACTCCCCTGGAGTGAGACAGAAGGTCTATGATTGCCAGGAATGTGGGAAGTCTTTCCGGCAAAAAGGTAGCCTAACATTGCATGAGAGAATCCACACTGGTCAGAAGCCTTTTGAGTGCACCCAGTGTGGAAAGAGCTTCAGGGCCAAAGGCAATCTAGTTACACATCAGCGAAttcacacaggagagaagccCTATCAGTGCAAAGAGTGTGGGAAAAGCTTTAGTCAGCGAGGCAGTCTAGCTGTCCATGAGAGACTCCACACTGGacagaaaccctatgaatgtgcCATTTGCCAGAGAAGCTTCAGGAATCAAAGTAACCTTGCTGTTCACCGAAGAGTTCACAGTGGTGAGAAGCCCTATAGATGTGACCAGTGTGGAAAAGCTTTCAGTCAGAAGGGGAGCTTAATTGTCCACATCAGAGTTCACACAGGTCTGAAGCCCTATGCGTGTTCCCACTGCAGGAAGAGTTTCCACACCAGGGGGAATTGTATTCTGCATGGAAAAATCCACACAGGAGAAACACCCTATCTCTGTGGCCAGTGTGGGAAAAGTTTCACTCAGAGAGGGAGCCTGGCTGTGCACCAGCGAAGCTGCTCACAAAGGCTTACCCTGTAA
- the Znf32 gene encoding zinc finger protein 32 isoform X1 produces MFGFPTATLLDCHGRYAQNVAFFTYWCILHDFPLVLPDVMTEAHKYDHSEATGSSSWDFQSSFRREKLEQKSPDSKTLQEDSPGVRQKVYDCQECGKSFRQKGSLTLHERIHTGQKPFECTQCGKSFRAKGNLVTHQRIHTGEKPYQCKECGKSFSQRGSLAVHERLHTGQKPYECAICQRSFRNQSNLAVHRRVHSGEKPYRCDQCGKAFSQKGSLIVHIRVHTGLKPYACSHCRKSFHTRGNCILHGKIHTGETPYLCGQCGKSFTQRGSLAVHQRSCSQRLTL; encoded by the exons ATGTTTGGGTTTCCAACAGCTACCCTGCTGGACTGTCATGGAAGATATGCCCAGAATGTAGCATTTTTCA CATATTGGTGCATCTTACATGACTTCCCTCTCGTTTTACCAGATGTGATGACAGAAGCCCACAAATATGATCATTCAGAGGCCACAGGATCGTCAAGCTGGGATTTCCAGAGTTCTTTCAGAAGAGAGAAGCTGGAACAAAAGTCCCCAGATTCTAAGACACTACAGGAAGACTCCCCTGGAGTGAGACAGAAGGTCTATGATTGCCAGGAATGTGGGAAGTCTTTCCGGCAAAAAGGTAGCCTAACATTGCATGAGAGAATCCACACTGGTCAGAAGCCTTTTGAGTGCACCCAGTGTGGAAAGAGCTTCAGGGCCAAAGGCAATCTAGTTACACATCAGCGAAttcacacaggagagaagccCTATCAGTGCAAAGAGTGTGGGAAAAGCTTTAGTCAGCGAGGCAGTCTAGCTGTCCATGAGAGACTCCACACTGGacagaaaccctatgaatgtgcCATTTGCCAGAGAAGCTTCAGGAATCAAAGTAACCTTGCTGTTCACCGAAGAGTTCACAGTGGTGAGAAGCCCTATAGATGTGACCAGTGTGGAAAAGCTTTCAGTCAGAAGGGGAGCTTAATTGTCCACATCAGAGTTCACACAGGTCTGAAGCCCTATGCGTGTTCCCACTGCAGGAAGAGTTTCCACACCAGGGGGAATTGTATTCTGCATGGAAAAATCCACACAGGAGAAACACCCTATCTCTGTGGCCAGTGTGGGAAAAGTTTCACTCAGAGAGGGAGCCTGGCTGTGCACCAGCGAAGCTGCTCACAAAGGCTTACCCTGTAA
- the Znf32 gene encoding zinc finger protein 32 isoform X3 has translation MTEAHKYDHSEATGSSSWDFQSSFRREKLEQKSPDSKTLQEDSPGVRQKVYDCQECGKSFRQKGSLTLHERIHTGQKPFECTQCGKSFRAKGNLVTHQRIHTGEKPYQCKECGKSFSQRGSLAVHERLHTGQKPYECAICQRSFRNQSNLAVHRRVHSGEKPYRCDQCGKAFSQKGSLIVHIRVHTGLKPYACSHCRKSFHTRGNCILHGKIHTGETPYLCGQCGKSFTQRGSLAVHQRSCSQRLTL, from the coding sequence ATGACAGAAGCCCACAAATATGATCATTCAGAGGCCACAGGATCGTCAAGCTGGGATTTCCAGAGTTCTTTCAGAAGAGAGAAGCTGGAACAAAAGTCCCCAGATTCTAAGACACTACAGGAAGACTCCCCTGGAGTGAGACAGAAGGTCTATGATTGCCAGGAATGTGGGAAGTCTTTCCGGCAAAAAGGTAGCCTAACATTGCATGAGAGAATCCACACTGGTCAGAAGCCTTTTGAGTGCACCCAGTGTGGAAAGAGCTTCAGGGCCAAAGGCAATCTAGTTACACATCAGCGAAttcacacaggagagaagccCTATCAGTGCAAAGAGTGTGGGAAAAGCTTTAGTCAGCGAGGCAGTCTAGCTGTCCATGAGAGACTCCACACTGGacagaaaccctatgaatgtgcCATTTGCCAGAGAAGCTTCAGGAATCAAAGTAACCTTGCTGTTCACCGAAGAGTTCACAGTGGTGAGAAGCCCTATAGATGTGACCAGTGTGGAAAAGCTTTCAGTCAGAAGGGGAGCTTAATTGTCCACATCAGAGTTCACACAGGTCTGAAGCCCTATGCGTGTTCCCACTGCAGGAAGAGTTTCCACACCAGGGGGAATTGTATTCTGCATGGAAAAATCCACACAGGAGAAACACCCTATCTCTGTGGCCAGTGTGGGAAAAGTTTCACTCAGAGAGGGAGCCTGGCTGTGCACCAGCGAAGCTGCTCACAAAGGCTTACCCTGTAA